One window of the Oncorhynchus gorbuscha isolate QuinsamMale2020 ecotype Even-year linkage group LG17, OgorEven_v1.0, whole genome shotgun sequence genome contains the following:
- the LOC124001817 gene encoding caspase-3-like, with translation MSVANDLSAGDCIDARRGDGQECEGPCGGSGSMQVDAKPQSHCFRYSLSYPSIGQCIIINNKNFDRRTGMNVRNGTDVDAGNVIKVFGKLGYKVKIYNDQTVDQIKHVLTTASKEDHSCSASFVCVLLSHGDDSVFFGTDASIELKSLTTLFRGDRCNSLVGKPKLFFIQACRGTDLDVGIEADSSSDGSSTRIPVEADFLYAYSTAPGYYSWRNTQTGSWFIQSLCEMIGKYSKELEVQHILTRVNHKVATEFESASNSPGFDAKKQIPCIVSMLTKEMYFTP, from the exons ATGTCAGTAGCAAACGATTTGAGTGCTGGGGACTGCATTGACGCCAGGCGGGGCGATGGACAAGA GTGCGAGGGCCCCTGTGGTGGCTCTGGGTCCATGCAGGTGGATGCCAAACCTCAGTCCCATTGCTTCAGGTACAGTCTCAGTTACCCCAGCATTGGCCAGTgtatcatcatcaacaacaagaACTTTGACAGAAGAACAG GTATGAATGTACGCAATGGCACAGATGTGGATGCAGGCAATGTGATTAAGGTGTTTGGGAAACTGGGTTATAAGGTGAAGATTTACAACGACCAGACAGTGGACCAGATCAAGCATGTTTTAACCACAG CCTCCAAGGAGGACCACAGCTGCTCCGCCTCGTTCGTGTGTGTCCTGCTGAGTCACGGGGACGATAGTGTGTTCTTCGGGACGGATGCCTCCATCGAGCTCAAGAGCCTCACCACCCTGTTCCGGGGCGACCGCTGCAACTCGTTGGTTGGCAAGCCCAAACTCTTCTTCATTCAG GCTTGCAGAGGTACTGATCTGGACGTGGGCATCGAGGCAGACAGCAGTTCAGACGGGAGCTCAACCAGGATCCCTGTGGAAGCAGACTTCCTCTATGCCTACTCCACAGCTCCAG GCTACTACTCGTGGAGGAACACTCAGACTGGCTCCTGGTTCATCCAATCGCTGTGTGAGATGATTGGCAAGTACAGCAAAGAGCTGGAGGTCCAACACATCCTGACCCGGGTCAACCACAAAGTGGCGACAGAGTTTGAGTCTGCGTCAAACTCTCCTGGTTTCGATGCCAAGAAGCAGATCCCCTGCATCGTATCAATGCTGACCAAAGAGATGTACTTTACACCATGA